Proteins co-encoded in one Rudaeicoccus suwonensis genomic window:
- a CDS encoding DUF6891 domain-containing protein has product MTVSGGGRRRNFIGAFKPDPGTAVGRVMTRVCIGTDSRQQLIDLLRWEISQDTALQDAGMRPDLAAGVVAKLIEHHNEAVPDASPMAYGLITALEELAADGIVFGFGEGIGVHDSLDGVVRAAEITLNEGGRVDGYCFSTVADVERMIFEDRLFIGFGVFNEDGSGSLEIGERVARALRQRQVAVEWPGDVDHRIQVVGQYEIPYVDLPD; this is encoded by the coding sequence GTGACGGTGAGCGGCGGCGGCAGGAGACGCAACTTCATCGGTGCCTTCAAACCCGATCCAGGCACCGCGGTGGGTCGGGTCATGACGCGGGTCTGCATCGGCACCGACAGTCGGCAGCAGCTCATCGACCTGCTGCGATGGGAGATCTCCCAGGACACCGCGCTGCAGGATGCCGGGATGCGCCCGGATCTTGCGGCGGGCGTGGTCGCGAAGCTGATCGAACACCACAACGAGGCAGTCCCCGACGCCTCACCGATGGCGTACGGCCTGATCACCGCACTGGAGGAACTGGCCGCCGACGGCATCGTGTTCGGATTCGGCGAGGGCATCGGGGTGCACGACTCGCTCGACGGTGTCGTGCGGGCGGCTGAGATCACGCTGAATGAGGGCGGCCGGGTCGACGGCTACTGCTTCAGCACGGTCGCGGACGTGGAGCGGATGATCTTCGAGGACCGGCTGTTCATCGGCTTCGGGGTCTTCAACGAGGACGGCAGCGGGTCGCTCGAGATCGGCGAGCGCGTCGCCAGGGCACTGCGGCAGCGGCAGGTCGCCGTCGAATGGCCCGGGGATGTCGACCACCGCATCCAGGTCGTCGGGCAGTACGAGATTCCGTACGTGGATCTGCCCGACTGA
- a CDS encoding cytochrome P450 produces MPTATRRPPANWPHHDFPHPKGRRPFVNDAPTMLRGNDRRPLQRAVAVTAGLGPIFEIKLFGQKLVFVRDAALAAELCDESRFEKKLAPGVAALREVAGDGLFTAYSDEPNWQLAHDLLRPAFTRAAMQGYHSTMLQVAGELIDHLDRATEPVDVSPALTKLTLETIGRTSFSKDFGSFTKTELDPFVAAMVRSLKRGQQRGALAALPFASLLLRRGKEEYAAGRAYIDSMIDDIIDQRLAGNDAGGQDLLGLMLHSADEASGAKLDRLNIRYQILTFLVAGHETTSGALSFAMYYLATQPAVRAAAAAETDAILGDDPDAEPSFEQVAKFRYLRRVLDESLRLWPTAPGFARGPRQETVIGGKYRMTPSDWCIVMASEVHRDPKVWGDDALEFDPDRFLPAAIKARPAHTYLPFGTGERACIGRQFALHEAVLVLARLCHRYDFEADPDYELTISERLTLMPEGFRLSFTPRR; encoded by the coding sequence ATGCCCACCGCGACCCGTCGCCCACCGGCCAACTGGCCGCATCACGACTTCCCCCATCCGAAGGGGCGCCGGCCGTTCGTCAACGATGCTCCGACGATGCTGCGTGGCAACGACCGCCGCCCCCTTCAACGGGCGGTTGCCGTCACCGCGGGCCTCGGCCCGATCTTCGAGATCAAGCTTTTCGGGCAGAAGCTCGTCTTCGTGCGGGACGCCGCGCTGGCGGCTGAACTCTGCGACGAGTCGCGATTCGAGAAGAAGCTCGCGCCGGGAGTCGCGGCGCTGCGGGAGGTCGCCGGCGACGGACTGTTCACCGCGTATTCGGACGAGCCCAACTGGCAGCTGGCGCACGACCTGCTGCGCCCGGCCTTCACCAGAGCGGCGATGCAGGGCTATCACTCCACGATGTTGCAGGTGGCTGGCGAACTCATCGACCATCTCGACCGGGCGACGGAGCCGGTCGACGTCTCCCCGGCACTGACGAAACTGACTCTGGAGACCATCGGCCGCACGTCGTTCAGCAAGGACTTCGGATCCTTCACCAAGACAGAACTCGATCCGTTCGTCGCGGCCATGGTGCGCTCGCTCAAACGCGGTCAGCAACGCGGGGCGTTGGCCGCGCTGCCGTTCGCCTCGCTGTTGCTGCGTCGCGGGAAGGAGGAGTATGCCGCAGGACGCGCGTACATCGACTCCATGATCGACGACATCATCGATCAGCGATTGGCGGGCAACGACGCCGGTGGTCAGGACCTGCTGGGCCTGATGCTGCACTCCGCCGACGAGGCCAGTGGCGCCAAACTGGACCGGCTGAACATCCGCTACCAGATCCTGACCTTCCTGGTGGCTGGCCACGAAACCACTTCTGGCGCCTTGTCATTCGCGATGTACTATCTCGCGACGCAGCCGGCTGTGCGGGCTGCTGCTGCGGCCGAGACCGACGCCATACTCGGCGACGATCCGGATGCCGAGCCCAGCTTCGAGCAGGTCGCCAAGTTCCGCTACCTGCGCAGAGTGCTGGACGAATCTCTGCGACTGTGGCCGACCGCTCCGGGGTTCGCTCGCGGCCCTCGGCAGGAGACGGTCATCGGCGGGAAGTACCGCATGACACCGTCCGACTGGTGTATCGTGATGGCCTCGGAGGTGCATCGCGACCCGAAGGTGTGGGGTGACGACGCGCTCGAGTTCGATCCCGACCGGTTCCTGCCGGCTGCCATCAAGGCGCGACCGGCACACACCTATCTGCCCTTCGGCACCGGCGAACGTGCTTGCATCGGAAGGCAATTCGCCCTGCACGAGGCGGTGCTGGTGTTGGCGCGGCTGTGTCATCGGTACGACTTCGAGGCTGATCCGGACTACGAGCTGACGATCTCGGAGCGGCTGACCCTGATGCCGGAAGGTTTCCGGCTCTCGTTCACCCCGCGCCGGTAA